The following coding sequences lie in one Candidatus Angelobacter sp. genomic window:
- a CDS encoding Rieske (2Fe-2S) protein has translation MEKPDVPRSSARRNFFKEVCAVAVGIVAGLVPAVSGLLVFLDPLRRKTRENDAVLVASLNSLSEDGVPRKFSVIASHTDAWNRMPRVPVGAVYLRRLGDKQVQAFNVMCPHAGCFVDYEASRKGYHCPCHNSSFSTDGKIADPKSPSPRGLDELQVEIRNGNEIWVKFQNFRAGEREKIPV, from the coding sequence ATGGAAAAACCCGACGTTCCACGGTCGTCCGCCAGACGCAATTTCTTCAAGGAAGTCTGCGCCGTTGCCGTTGGCATTGTCGCCGGACTTGTGCCGGCCGTTTCGGGCCTGCTTGTCTTTCTTGATCCGCTTCGTCGCAAAACGCGGGAAAACGACGCCGTCCTCGTTGCCTCCCTCAATTCGCTGTCCGAAGATGGTGTGCCGCGCAAGTTTTCTGTCATCGCCAGCCACACCGACGCGTGGAACCGCATGCCGCGCGTGCCGGTGGGCGCGGTGTACCTGCGCCGGCTGGGCGACAAACAGGTGCAGGCGTTCAATGTGATGTGCCCGCACGCGGGGTGTTTCGTTGATTACGAAGCGTCAAGAAAAGGCTATCATTGTCCGTGCCATAACAGCAGCTTCTCAACCGACGGCAAAATTGCCGATCCCAAAAGTCCCAGTCCGCGTGGACTTGACGAATTGCAGGTTGAAATCCGCAATGGCAATGAAATCTGGGTGAAGTTTCAGAACTTCCGCGCCGGCGAAAGGGAAAAGATCCCCGTCTGA
- a CDS encoding CvpA family protein yields MTIWIMAVLLFALFGALGYAKGAIRMIFPLMGLVLGVFLAIPLAPVVKPLVPLVGLKNPVWSILIPPLISFFFIAIIFITVGFIVHWKVNLYYKYRTDDYHRLSWERLNKRLGVSIGLVAGAAYSILVGLVVYVLGYLTVQVSAGENETGIVKYLNRARADLHSTGLDKTVSALDPTPEKYYQASDILGLLYHNRLLESRLAAYPPFLSLAERQEFQDIANDTEYQNLLATQAPVAQIIDNPKTQAILNNQEIIQHLNETDLKDLLEYLKTGESPKFADTRILGRWQLDPYATLLQEKRHRSHMTTAEMRLLKQELESKKNLTLVATPDNNLKLKGQDMAQMWKKYVGEMKAYMEGGSRRPVAAVRAPAPVAAPPVSAGQQLMNQRYGLNRRAPAPAPTPGSAPTSVAVAPLAAAAPPTPAAIAAEIAKLPVVVLASGNWKGDGDKYEVSLQAQASGLPFDDAKKSATATAEIRDGRLYLTETDTTFVMEKF; encoded by the coding sequence ATGACAATCTGGATAATGGCCGTACTGCTGTTCGCCCTGTTCGGTGCGCTGGGCTACGCGAAAGGTGCGATTCGGATGATATTCCCGTTGATGGGCCTTGTGCTCGGCGTGTTTCTGGCCATACCACTTGCCCCCGTCGTCAAACCACTGGTTCCCTTGGTGGGATTGAAAAACCCGGTCTGGAGCATCCTGATTCCGCCGCTCATCAGCTTCTTTTTCATCGCAATCATTTTCATAACGGTGGGGTTCATTGTCCATTGGAAGGTCAACCTTTACTACAAATATCGCACGGACGACTATCACCGCCTGAGCTGGGAACGCCTGAATAAGCGATTGGGGGTGAGCATCGGGCTGGTCGCGGGCGCAGCCTATTCCATTCTCGTGGGTCTCGTCGTTTACGTTCTGGGTTACCTCACCGTCCAGGTTTCCGCAGGCGAGAACGAGACCGGGATTGTGAAATACCTGAATCGGGCGCGCGCGGACTTGCACTCGACCGGTCTCGATAAAACGGTGTCGGCATTGGATCCAACGCCGGAAAAGTACTATCAGGCATCGGACATCCTCGGGTTGCTTTACCACAACCGGCTGCTGGAGAGCCGGCTCGCCGCCTATCCTCCCTTTCTTTCGCTTGCCGAACGCCAGGAGTTTCAGGACATCGCCAACGACACGGAATATCAAAACCTGCTCGCGACACAGGCGCCGGTCGCACAGATCATCGACAATCCCAAGACACAGGCCATACTCAATAACCAGGAGATCATCCAACATCTGAATGAAACCGACCTGAAGGATCTGCTGGAGTACTTGAAGACGGGCGAATCACCAAAATTCGCGGACACAAGGATCCTCGGCCGATGGCAGCTCGACCCCTATGCGACATTGCTGCAGGAAAAGAGGCATCGCAGCCACATGACCACCGCGGAGATGAGGCTTCTGAAGCAGGAACTGGAGTCCAAGAAAAACCTTACACTTGTCGCGACACCGGATAACAACCTGAAGTTGAAGGGGCAGGATATGGCGCAGATGTGGAAGAAATACGTCGGCGAGATGAAAGCCTACATGGAAGGCGGTTCCAGACGCCCCGTGGCTGCAGTCCGCGCGCCCGCGCCCGTTGCCGCTCCCCCTGTCTCCGCAGGTCAGCAACTCATGAACCAGCGCTACGGATTGAATCGCCGTGCGCCCGCACCGGCGCCAACGCCAGGCTCCGCGCCCACTTCTGTTGCCGTTGCTCCGCTCGCGGCGGCGGCACCCCCGACCCCTGCGGCGATCGCCGCCGAGATCGCGAAACTCCCCGTAGTGGTGCTGGCGAGCGGAAACTGGAAAGGGGATGGCGACAAATATGAAGTATCCTTGCAGGCACAGGCCAGCGGGCTGCCCTTCGACGACGCCAAGAAATCGGCCACCGCGACGGCTGAAATCAGAGATGGAAGGCTTTATCTGACCGAAACGGACACGACCTTCGTGATGGAAAAATTCTGA